A DNA window from Mus caroli chromosome 8, CAROLI_EIJ_v1.1, whole genome shotgun sequence contains the following coding sequences:
- the Emc8 gene encoding ER membrane protein complex subunit 8, giving the protein MPGVKLTTQAYCKMVLHGAKYPHCAVNGLLVAERQRPRKEHPPGAGSHTLFVDCIPLFHGTLALTPMLEVALTLIDSWCKDNSYVIAGYYQANERVKDASPNQVAEKVASRIAEGFSDAALIMVDNAKFTMDCAAPTIHVYEQHENRWRCRDPHHDYCEDWPEAQRISASLLDSRSYETLVDFDNHLDDIRSDWTNPEINKAVLHLC; this is encoded by the exons ATGCCCGGCGTGAAGCTGACTACGCAGGCCTACTGCAAGATGGTGCTCCACGGCGCCAAGTACCCACACTGCGCTGTCAACGGGCTCCTGGTGGCCGAGAGGCAGAGGCCGCGCAAGGAGCATCCTCCCGGCGCGGGCAGCCACACGCTCTTCGTGGACTGCATCCCGCTCTTCCACGGCACGCTGGCTCTGACGCCCATGCTGGAGGTGGCGCTCACCCTG ATTGACTCGTGGTGCAAAGACAACAGCTATGTGATCGCCGGCTATTACCAAGCTAATGAGCGTGTGAAGGATGCCAG CCCAAACCAGGTGGCAGAAAAGGTGGCCTCCAGGATCGCAGAGGGCTTCAGTGACGCCGCACTCATCATG gtGGACAATGCCAAGTTCACGATGGACTGCGCAGCACCCACGATCCACGTGTACGAGCAGCACGAGAACAGGTGGcggtgcagagacccacacca CGACTACTGTGAAGATTGGCCGGAGGCACAGAGGATCTCAGCTTCACTCCTGGACAGCCGCTCCTACGAAACACTCGTGGATTTTGATAATCACCTGGACGACATTCGGAGCGACTGGACAAACCCCGAGATCAACAAAGCAGTTCTGCACCTGTGCTAG
- the LOC110299870 gene encoding cytochrome c oxidase subunit 4 isoform 1, mitochondrial: MLASRALSLIGKRAISTSVCLRAHGSVVKSEDYAFPAYADRRDYPLPDVAHVTMLSASQKALKEKEKADWSSLSRDEKVQLYRIQFNESFAEMNRGTNEWKTVVGMAMFFIGFTALVLIWEKSYVYGPIPHTFDRDWVAMQTKRMLDMKANPIQGFSAKWDYDKNEWKK, translated from the exons atGTTGGCTTCCAGAGCGCTGAGCCTGATTGGCAAGAGAGCCATTTCTACTTCGGTGTGCCTTCGAGCACATG GGAGTGTTGTGAAGAGTGAAGACTATGCTTTCCCCGCTTACGCTGATCGGCGTGACTACCCCTTGCCTGATGTGGCCCATGTCACGATGCTGTCTGCCAGCCAGAAGGCgctgaaggagaaggagaaggccgACTGGAGCAGCCTTTCTAGGGATGAGAAAGTCCAAT TGTACCGCATCCAGTTTAACGAGAGCTTCGCTGAGATGAACAGGGGCACCAATGAATGGAAGACAGTTGTGGGCATGGCCATGTTCTTCATTGGCTTCACTGCGCTTGTTCTGATTTGGGAGAAGAGCTATG TGTATGGCCCCATCCCTCATACCTTTGATCGTGACTGGGTGGCCATGCAGACCAAGCGAATGCTGGACATGAAGGCCAACCCCATTCAGGGCTTCTCTGCCAAGTGGGACTACGACAAGAATGAGTGGAAGAAGTGA